In Deltaproteobacteria bacterium, a genomic segment contains:
- a CDS encoding NAD(P)/FAD-dependent oxidoreductase, whose translation MYDAILIGGGHNGLTAAAYLARAGLRVIVLERREILGGTCVTEELWPGFKISRAAYVAGLLRPAVVEELGLLRRGLKLLPRRPSSWTPDANGPGLLFGRDEAANLAQIRHYSPRDAERMPAYERVIDRAARVIEPLLDAPPFDPAHPRLADLGPLLKALRAGIALRSDLTEALALVLGSATNGINRWFESEPLRSTLATDALIGAHAGPSTPGTGYVLFHHLMGDTGGARGVWAYVEGGMGGLSAALADAAREAGAEIRTNAEVRRIGLRGGRACAVELADGASLEARAIVSSIDPYHTLQLLGREHAPAEFASTVDATDFRSPVVKINLALDSLPVFHACPDVREPGPWHQGTIHLGAGTMDELDASFSAAERGELPEKPMIELTVPSAVDPTLAPRGKYVASLFVQHAPPRATAEFWEKNRERFADRVLACIDELSPGFSRRVVHRDVLTPLDLERVFGIRGGNIFHGAMTLDRLGPMRPAPGWSRYATPLPGFFLCGAATHPGGGVMGACGRNAAKVIAESLRAER comes from the coding sequence ATGTACGACGCGATTCTGATCGGTGGCGGGCACAACGGGCTCACGGCGGCGGCCTATCTCGCGCGCGCAGGTCTGCGCGTGATCGTGCTGGAACGGCGCGAGATTCTGGGCGGCACCTGCGTGACGGAGGAGCTCTGGCCGGGCTTCAAGATCTCGCGCGCGGCGTACGTCGCGGGCTTGTTACGGCCCGCCGTGGTCGAGGAGCTCGGCCTCCTGCGCCGCGGCCTGAAGCTCCTGCCGCGGCGGCCTTCGTCTTGGACGCCCGACGCGAACGGACCGGGCCTGCTGTTCGGCCGCGACGAGGCCGCGAACCTCGCGCAGATCCGGCACTACTCGCCGCGCGACGCCGAGCGCATGCCCGCGTACGAGCGCGTGATCGACCGCGCTGCGCGCGTGATCGAGCCGCTGCTCGACGCGCCGCCCTTCGATCCCGCGCATCCGCGCCTCGCCGATCTCGGGCCGCTGCTGAAGGCGCTGCGCGCAGGGATCGCGCTGCGCAGCGATCTCACCGAGGCGCTCGCACTGGTGCTCGGCTCCGCCACGAACGGGATCAATCGCTGGTTCGAGAGCGAGCCGCTGCGCTCGACGCTCGCGACCGATGCACTGATCGGCGCGCACGCGGGGCCGTCGACGCCCGGCACGGGCTACGTGCTGTTCCACCACCTGATGGGCGACACCGGCGGCGCGCGCGGCGTGTGGGCCTACGTCGAAGGCGGCATGGGCGGACTCAGCGCGGCGCTCGCCGACGCCGCGCGCGAAGCCGGCGCCGAGATCCGCACGAACGCGGAGGTGCGGCGCATCGGGCTGCGGGGCGGGCGCGCGTGCGCGGTAGAGCTCGCGGACGGCGCCTCGCTCGAAGCGCGCGCGATCGTGTCGTCGATCGACCCGTACCACACGCTCCAGCTGTTAGGGCGCGAGCACGCACCCGCGGAGTTCGCCAGCACGGTCGACGCGACCGACTTCCGCAGCCCCGTCGTGAAGATCAACCTCGCGCTCGACTCGCTGCCCGTGTTCCACGCCTGCCCCGACGTGCGCGAGCCGGGGCCGTGGCACCAGGGCACGATCCACCTCGGCGCGGGCACGATGGACGAGCTCGACGCCTCGTTCTCCGCGGCGGAGCGCGGCGAGCTGCCCGAGAAGCCGATGATCGAGCTCACCGTGCCGAGCGCGGTCGACCCGACGCTCGCGCCGCGCGGCAAGTACGTCGCCTCGCTGTTCGTGCAGCACGCGCCGCCGCGGGCCACGGCGGAGTTCTGGGAAAAGAACCGCGAGCGCTTCGCCGACCGCGTGCTCGCCTGCATCGACGAGCTCTCGCCCGGCTTCTCGCGCCGCGTGGTCCACCGAGACGTGCTGACGCCCCTCGACCTCGAGCGGGTGTTCGGCATTCGCGGCGGCAACATCTTCCACGGCGCGATGACGCTCGACCGGCTAGGGCCGATGCGTCCCGCGCCCGGATGGTCCCGCTACGCGACGCCGCTGCCCGGATTTTTCCTGTGCGGCGCCGCCACGCACCCCGGCGGCGGCGTGATGGGCGCATGCGGGCGCAACGCAGCGAAGGTGATCGCGGAGTCGCTGCGCGCGGAACGCTGA
- a CDS encoding CvpA family protein, which yields MEALTENEFVRWLAELGWIDRVALGVVTLAMLRGLWIGLLREAFSLAALAAAFVAVRLWTDPTAAWLMGSAPFGLELSQRQASIAGGLLVGLGAMLVVVAVGGFVRKRVHATSLGLLDRLLGGALGGAEGALLVGLALVGFTAFVGADHDVLAGSRSIELLAEARSLAGELPDVAAPPPSDDFAPEDEAPFEEAEPPADDEVDTRYEYDFSAGAGDEVSV from the coding sequence GTGGAAGCTCTCACCGAGAACGAGTTCGTGCGCTGGCTCGCTGAGCTGGGTTGGATCGATCGCGTCGCGCTCGGCGTCGTCACGCTCGCGATGCTCCGCGGCCTCTGGATCGGTCTACTTCGCGAGGCCTTCTCCCTCGCGGCGCTCGCGGCGGCGTTCGTCGCAGTGCGACTCTGGACCGACCCCACCGCAGCCTGGCTGATGGGCAGCGCGCCCTTCGGGCTCGAGCTCTCGCAGCGACAAGCATCGATCGCGGGCGGCTTGCTCGTCGGCCTCGGCGCGATGCTCGTGGTCGTCGCGGTCGGCGGCTTCGTGCGTAAGCGCGTGCATGCCACCAGCCTCGGCTTGCTCGACCGTTTGTTAGGCGGCGCGCTGGGCGGCGCCGAAGGCGCACTGCTGGTCGGCCTCGCACTGGTCGGCTTCACCGCCTTCGTCGGCGCGGACCACGATGTGCTCGCGGGCAGCCGCTCGATCGAGCTGCTCGCCGAAGCGCGCTCCCTCGCAGGCGAGCTGCCCGACGTCGCCGCGCCACCACCGAGCGACGACTTCGCGCCTGAGGACGAGGCGCCGTTCGAGGAAGCGGAGCCGCCTGCCGACGACGAGGTCGACACCCGATACGAGTACGACTTCAGTGCGGGCGCGGGCGACGAGGTGAGCGTCTAG